The proteins below come from a single Prolixibacter sp. NT017 genomic window:
- the cysK gene encoding cysteine synthase A codes for MKIAQNITELIGQTPLVRLNKLTKGIEAEVLVKLESFNPGGSVKDRLGLALIQAAERDGLINENTTIIEPTSGNTGVGLAMVCASKGYALKIVMPETATVERRMIIEAYGAEVILTPGKEGMKGSIVKAEQLQAEIPDSFIPMQFTNPANPEMHRKTTAYEIWNDTDGMVDIFVAGAGTGGTITGVSEELKKLNPKIRTMVVEPEDSAILSGKEPGGHKIQGIGPGFIPEVLNTSSYDEVCCVSNDHAYETARRLSKEEGIFCGISSGANVYAAIEIARWPENKNKRIVTIICDTGERYLSTPLFSNHHEKD; via the coding sequence ATGAAGATTGCACAAAACATTACGGAATTGATTGGCCAAACTCCTTTGGTCCGGTTAAACAAGTTGACAAAGGGCATAGAAGCCGAAGTTTTGGTGAAACTGGAGTCATTTAACCCCGGAGGCTCGGTAAAGGATCGGTTGGGACTGGCCCTAATTCAGGCAGCTGAGCGGGATGGCTTAATCAACGAAAATACAACCATCATTGAACCGACAAGCGGAAACACCGGTGTTGGATTGGCCATGGTTTGTGCATCGAAAGGTTATGCATTGAAGATTGTCATGCCTGAAACAGCAACGGTAGAACGCCGTATGATTATTGAGGCGTACGGAGCGGAAGTCATTCTAACTCCCGGAAAGGAAGGAATGAAGGGTTCTATTGTCAAGGCCGAACAATTACAAGCTGAAATCCCGGATAGTTTCATTCCCATGCAGTTTACCAATCCGGCGAATCCGGAAATGCACCGGAAAACGACGGCTTATGAGATATGGAATGATACCGATGGTATGGTGGATATCTTTGTTGCCGGGGCCGGAACAGGAGGAACCATAACGGGAGTTTCCGAGGAACTGAAAAAACTGAATCCGAAAATCCGGACCATGGTTGTAGAGCCGGAAGATTCGGCCATATTATCAGGGAAGGAGCCGGGAGGACATAAAATTCAGGGTATTGGCCCCGGATTTATTCCGGAAGTGTTGAATACCTCGAGTTACGATGAAGTCTGTTGCGTTTCGAATGACCACGCTTACGAAACAGCCAGAAGACTAAGTAAGGAAGAAGGAATTTTTTGTGGAATTTCATCGGGCGCGAATGTTTATGCGGCGATCGAAATAGCCAGGTGGCCGGAAAACAAGAACAAGCGAATTGTAACCATTATTTGCGATACAGGAGAACGATATTTAAGCACCCCATTATTCAGTAATCATCATGAGAAAGATTAA